The following coding sequences lie in one Peribacillus frigoritolerans genomic window:
- a CDS encoding ABC transporter permease — protein MADKVHLTEDMFQPAEGNFKEAEKIARPTVSYWSDVWRRFKENKLAMTGFILIILLVLMAIFGPYINGYTYYGQDFEKKNLSPNSEHWFGTDSSGRDLFTRAWYGARISLFIGLMAALIDFLIGVLYGGISAIRGGRTDNIMMRFAEVIYAIPYLLMVILMMVVLKPGILPIIIAMSITGWIPMARLVRGQVLQLKENEYIHAATISGANTSWTLRKHMIPNTMGPILVNLTLTVPTAIFAEATLSFLGLGVPAPQASWGTLTSDALGSILVGNFYQLLIPAILISLTMFAFNVAGDGLQDALDPKLRK, from the coding sequence ATGGCAGATAAAGTGCATTTAACCGAAGATATGTTTCAACCCGCCGAAGGCAACTTTAAGGAAGCTGAAAAAATAGCAAGACCTACAGTTTCATATTGGTCTGACGTCTGGCGTCGATTTAAAGAAAATAAGCTGGCCATGACTGGATTTATTCTTATAATCCTCTTGGTCTTGATGGCGATTTTTGGTCCGTACATTAACGGATATACTTATTATGGACAAGATTTCGAGAAAAAGAATCTTAGCCCAAATAGCGAGCATTGGTTTGGAACGGATTCATCAGGAAGGGATCTATTTACGCGAGCTTGGTATGGTGCGAGGATATCCTTGTTCATTGGATTGATGGCCGCGTTGATTGACTTTTTAATTGGTGTCCTTTATGGCGGGATTTCAGCCATTCGCGGTGGACGCACGGATAATATCATGATGCGTTTCGCTGAGGTGATCTATGCGATTCCCTACCTATTGATGGTTATTTTAATGATGGTCGTATTAAAACCTGGTATTCTGCCAATCATCATTGCAATGTCGATTACGGGGTGGATTCCAATGGCGCGACTGGTACGGGGACAGGTTTTACAACTGAAAGAGAATGAATATATCCATGCTGCAACAATCTCTGGAGCCAATACGAGCTGGACTTTAAGAAAACACATGATTCCAAATACAATGGGACCGATCCTTGTCAATTTAACGTTGACTGTACCTACTGCCATTTTTGCCGAAGCTACACTTAGCTTTTTGGGACTGGGAGTTCCGGCACCTCAGGCAAGCTGGGGAACATTGACAAGTGATGCACTGGGAAGCATTCTGGTAGGGAATTTCTATCAACTTTTAATTCCGGCAATATTGATTTCCTTAACGATGTTCGCGTTCAATGTGGCTGGTGACGGATTGCAGGATGCCTTAGATCCAAAACTACGGAAATAA
- a CDS encoding ABC transporter permease: MLRYTLNRFKWAIITLWAVITLTFIIMHTIPGNPFAKEGAMPPAVYENLQVHYGLDKPLLTQYGNYLLEVVQFDFGPSLKSSSISVNDYILKGFPVSLHLGAQALVIAIFFGLILGVVASLKRNKWPDYLSMIIAIVGISVPNFILATILINYFAIKWNIFPVATWATWQHTILPSIALSMMPLAFIARLMRTSMLEVMGQDYILTAKAKGLKRSGVIIKHAIRNALLPIITVLGILTANIVTGSFIIERIFGIPGMGDMFVKGISNRDYPVILGSTIVYSAVLILLIFIVDIAYTLIDPRIKVTGEKK, from the coding sequence ATGTTGAGATATACATTAAACCGTTTTAAATGGGCGATTATTACTTTATGGGCTGTTATTACATTAACGTTCATCATAATGCATACGATTCCGGGAAATCCATTTGCAAAAGAAGGAGCCATGCCTCCTGCTGTTTATGAAAACCTTCAAGTCCACTATGGATTGGACAAGCCGTTGTTGACCCAATATGGGAATTATTTATTGGAAGTCGTTCAATTTGATTTTGGTCCTTCATTGAAATCTTCATCCATTTCCGTGAATGATTACATTTTGAAGGGGTTTCCGGTGTCATTGCACTTAGGGGCACAAGCTTTGGTGATTGCCATCTTCTTTGGGCTCATTTTGGGTGTCGTGGCATCACTGAAAAGAAATAAATGGCCCGACTATTTATCAATGATCATTGCCATCGTAGGAATTTCCGTTCCTAACTTTATCCTGGCGACTATTTTAATCAATTATTTTGCAATTAAATGGAATATATTCCCTGTTGCTACATGGGCGACATGGCAGCATACCATTTTACCATCCATTGCCCTTTCCATGATGCCGCTTGCTTTCATCGCGAGACTGATGCGGACAAGCATGCTTGAAGTAATGGGGCAGGATTACATTTTGACAGCAAAAGCCAAAGGATTGAAACGGAGCGGTGTCATAATCAAACATGCGATTCGGAATGCGTTATTGCCGATTATCACGGTTCTGGGCATCCTTACGGCTAATATCGTGACAGGAAGCTTCATCATTGAACGTATTTTTGGTATTCCTGGCATGGGAGATATGTTCGTAAAGGGAATATCCAACAGGGACTACCCGGTGATTCTTGGTTCCACAATTGTGTATAGTGCGGTGCTTATTCTATTGATATTCATCGTTGATATAGCCTATACGTTGATTGATCCTAGAATTAAAGTGACGGGGGAGAAGAAATAA
- a CDS encoding peptide ABC transporter substrate-binding protein: MKKSKFSVLALLMAIMLMLAACNGGSKETSNEKEGGSGDSSGSKVLNVNNSSEPGSLHPANAQGTHESWILEHTFEGLTKKTEEGKIVPGSAESWEISEDGLTWTFKLKDGLKWSNGDPLTANDFEYAWKYALKPETAADYAYQLYYLKGGEAYNSKKGKEEDVGVKATDEHTLVVTLEQPTPYFLDLTSFYTFYPINKKVQEENPKWALDAKTHVSNGPFKLTEWKHKESLKIEKNENYYDKDKIKLDAVNFALIEDENTAWQMYQSGELDLAYPLPVDIQGQMVNSDDKEFKMGKELAVYYYNFNTEVKPFNNAKVRKALSMAIERQKITENVAQGGQKPAFGVVPPGIPDASGDFQENTGNLFKEDVTEAKKLLKEGLAEEGMKELPEFSILYNTLDSHKKIAEAVQGMWRDNLGVEVTLENAEFQVKLDREKAGDFEISRAGWVGDYVDPMTFMLWETDGAYNDAGWSNKEYDNLLKEAKSTMDPKERMDALHKAEKVMIDEMPILPVYFYTKPYMVKSNVTGVFAPINAYPNFIYADKK, encoded by the coding sequence TTGAAAAAGTCTAAATTTTCAGTGCTTGCTCTTCTTATGGCCATCATGCTTATGCTTGCGGCGTGCAACGGCGGTTCGAAGGAAACTTCGAATGAAAAAGAAGGAGGCTCGGGTGACTCATCCGGATCAAAAGTATTAAACGTAAACAATTCGAGTGAACCTGGTTCGCTTCACCCTGCAAATGCTCAAGGTACTCATGAATCATGGATTCTTGAACATACGTTCGAGGGGCTGACAAAGAAAACAGAGGAAGGCAAAATCGTCCCTGGTTCTGCAGAATCATGGGAAATCAGTGAAGATGGATTAACTTGGACATTCAAATTGAAAGATGGTTTGAAATGGTCAAATGGAGATCCGCTTACAGCCAATGATTTCGAATACGCTTGGAAATATGCTTTGAAACCGGAAACGGCTGCAGATTATGCTTACCAACTTTATTATCTTAAAGGCGGGGAAGCATACAACAGTAAGAAAGGGAAGGAAGAGGATGTAGGAGTTAAAGCGACAGACGAACATACATTAGTCGTTACTTTGGAACAGCCTACACCATATTTCCTTGACTTGACTTCTTTCTATACTTTCTATCCAATCAATAAAAAGGTACAGGAAGAAAATCCAAAATGGGCTTTGGATGCAAAAACTCACGTTTCAAACGGGCCGTTCAAATTAACGGAATGGAAACATAAAGAAAGCCTGAAAATCGAAAAGAATGAAAATTACTACGATAAAGATAAAATCAAATTGGATGCAGTTAACTTTGCTCTAATTGAAGATGAAAATACAGCATGGCAAATGTATCAGAGTGGTGAATTGGACCTCGCTTATCCACTGCCAGTGGATATTCAAGGTCAAATGGTCAATTCTGATGATAAAGAATTCAAAATGGGCAAAGAACTTGCCGTTTACTATTACAACTTTAATACAGAAGTGAAACCTTTCAATAATGCTAAAGTAAGGAAAGCGCTTTCAATGGCTATCGAGCGTCAAAAAATCACCGAAAATGTTGCTCAAGGCGGACAAAAGCCTGCTTTCGGCGTAGTCCCTCCGGGTATTCCTGATGCATCTGGAGATTTCCAGGAAAATACAGGTAACCTATTTAAGGAAGATGTTACCGAAGCTAAGAAATTGTTAAAAGAAGGACTTGCTGAAGAAGGCATGAAAGAATTACCAGAGTTTTCAATTTTGTATAACACTTTAGATTCACACAAGAAAATTGCTGAAGCGGTTCAAGGAATGTGGCGCGATAACTTGGGTGTTGAAGTGACACTTGAAAATGCAGAATTCCAAGTTAAGCTTGACCGTGAAAAAGCTGGTGACTTTGAAATTTCCCGTGCAGGATGGGTTGGTGACTATGTTGACCCGATGACATTCATGCTTTGGGAAACGGACGGCGCGTATAATGATGCAGGTTGGTCAAACAAAGAATATGATAATTTATTAAAAGAAGCAAAATCTACAATGGATCCAAAAGAACGCATGGATGCTTTGCATAAAGCAGAGAAAGTCATGATTGACGAAATGCCGATCCTTCCGGTTTACTTCTATACAAAACCATATATGGTTAAATCGAATGTTACTGGAGTTTTTGCTCCAATTAACGCTTATCCGAACTTTATTTACGCGGATAAAAAATAA
- a CDS encoding DMT family transporter, with protein sequence MKILFPLLAVLGGITIAIQGQINGGLGKKVGVIEASFISFGIGTLALLFIVLFAGNGNISAVASVPKWQLIGGLLGAIYVIVIILVVPQIGVAPALVGVIAGQILIGAVIDHFGLFGGVRIPLDAKKVAGICLLFVSLYLFNHK encoded by the coding sequence GTGAAGATACTATTTCCGTTGCTTGCGGTCCTAGGCGGCATCACCATTGCCATACAAGGACAAATCAATGGTGGATTAGGGAAAAAAGTGGGGGTCATTGAAGCTTCTTTCATTTCATTTGGAATCGGGACACTCGCTTTATTATTTATTGTTTTGTTTGCAGGAAATGGAAATATTTCGGCGGTCGCGTCTGTACCAAAATGGCAATTGATAGGCGGACTGTTAGGGGCTATTTATGTCATTGTTATAATATTGGTTGTCCCTCAGATCGGAGTGGCACCTGCATTGGTCGGGGTTATCGCAGGCCAGATACTGATCGGGGCTGTCATTGACCATTTCGGTTTATTTGGAGGGGTACGCATCCCATTGGACGCAAAAAAGGTGGCAGGCATATGTTTACTTTTCGTGTCATTATATTTATTTAATCATAAATGA
- a CDS encoding GNAT family N-acetyltransferase, giving the protein MWFKELETERLHLIEIGHHHAESLFEILSKDEVTKYDGIESLTLVEDARRLIDSFKSAYINKRGMRWGVILKDSGKFIGTVGLHQLSLANKRAEIGYEIHPEYWRKHFTSEAVNEVLRYCFEELRLNRIAALTFKDNIASRNLLKKFGFKEEGSLRSYLFLRDQSHDALVFSLLSTEYCQLRQQSVQGSNRF; this is encoded by the coding sequence ATGTGGTTTAAGGAATTGGAAACAGAAAGGCTGCATTTAATCGAAATAGGTCACCATCATGCCGAGAGTCTGTTTGAAATCCTCTCTAAAGATGAAGTGACCAAATATGATGGGATAGAAAGTTTAACTCTAGTAGAAGATGCCCGCCGCTTAATCGACTCGTTTAAAAGTGCTTATATAAACAAACGAGGGATGCGGTGGGGAGTCATTCTAAAGGATTCAGGCAAATTCATCGGTACTGTTGGCCTGCATCAATTGAGCCTAGCCAACAAACGCGCCGAAATAGGATATGAAATCCATCCTGAATATTGGAGGAAACACTTTACGTCTGAAGCTGTCAACGAAGTATTGCGCTATTGCTTTGAAGAATTGAGACTAAACAGAATCGCCGCTTTAACTTTCAAGGATAATATTGCATCCAGAAACCTTCTGAAGAAATTTGGATTCAAAGAGGAAGGCAGCCTCAGAAGTTACCTATTCCTTCGTGATCAGTCGCATGATGCCCTGGTATTTTCCTTGTTGAGTACGGAGTATTGCCAGTTACGGCAACAAAGTGTTCAGGGATCAAATAGATTTTAG
- a CDS encoding CAP domain-containing protein has translation MKKIILISALSLSLLSPKVAMGANTYEVAKGDTLTKIASEYDVSLDELLKTNSAIKDANQIRIGQIINLPASNTTVNQKESQSVEQRVLNLVNEERSKSGLPPLEMDTAVSNVAILKSEDMRDNNYFNHTSPSYGSPFDMMESFGISYEYAGENIAAGQPSADAVMKSWMNSPGHKANILNKNYTHIGIGHVTGGKYAHYWTQQFIGN, from the coding sequence ATGAAGAAAATCATCCTTATATCGGCACTGTCCCTATCCCTACTATCTCCAAAAGTTGCAATGGGAGCCAATACTTACGAGGTGGCAAAAGGAGACACCTTAACGAAAATTGCTTCTGAATATGATGTCAGCCTTGACGAATTACTCAAAACGAACTCTGCTATAAAGGATGCAAATCAAATTCGAATCGGACAAATCATAAATCTTCCGGCATCCAACACCACAGTAAATCAAAAAGAAAGTCAATCAGTTGAACAACGGGTTCTTAATTTAGTTAACGAAGAACGTTCAAAATCGGGCCTCCCTCCCCTTGAAATGGATACAGCCGTTTCTAACGTAGCAATTCTGAAATCTGAGGATATGCGTGATAATAATTATTTCAATCATACAAGCCCGAGTTATGGATCGCCTTTCGATATGATGGAATCCTTTGGGATCAGCTACGAGTACGCAGGGGAAAATATCGCAGCAGGTCAACCTAGTGCGGATGCTGTCATGAAATCATGGATGAATAGCCCCGGACATAAGGCCAATATCCTGAACAAGAACTATACACATATTGGAATTGGGCATGTGACAGGAGGGAAATACGCCCACTATTGGACCCAGCAATTCATTGGAAATTAA
- a CDS encoding helix-turn-helix domain-containing protein has translation MKIEVGSVINELRIKQNLTREELASDICEPNALSDYERSITSPNIDELALFADKLKVDLPYFFTSKNEPIYNYIETIKLLVNKYKRTRNYEAIYEIVQKEMATAPEKSISFYQFLKWHEGISFFYLYNDKQKAIELLNEAIQITMGKRVILHQQEIEVLNSIGIIHFKTKNYEEAITIFKEALEFIENIPHVNQEGTIIVKIIHGLAQTLTELHYYQESLNHTLKGINICNSIESLYLYAELHLLTGKNLVHLKQPEEGLHYIRQSKNIFSLQKNEEFVQIAEHELESILQCL, from the coding sequence ATGAAAATAGAGGTTGGCTCTGTTATCAACGAATTACGAATAAAACAAAATCTTACAAGGGAAGAACTTGCTAGCGATATATGTGAACCTAATGCCCTGTCAGATTATGAAAGAAGCATCACTTCTCCAAACATTGATGAATTGGCACTTTTTGCGGATAAACTTAAAGTTGACCTGCCGTATTTCTTCACTTCCAAAAATGAACCGATTTATAATTACATAGAAACCATTAAACTTTTGGTAAACAAATACAAACGGACACGTAATTATGAAGCAATTTATGAAATCGTCCAAAAAGAAATGGCAACTGCACCGGAAAAATCGATATCATTTTATCAATTCTTAAAATGGCATGAAGGTATCTCTTTTTTTTATTTATACAATGACAAACAAAAGGCTATAGAATTATTGAATGAGGCCATTCAGATTACGATGGGTAAACGGGTCATTCTTCATCAACAGGAGATAGAAGTTTTAAATAGTATCGGGATCATCCATTTTAAAACGAAGAATTATGAAGAGGCCATCACCATCTTCAAAGAAGCACTGGAATTTATCGAGAATATTCCCCATGTGAATCAAGAAGGTACCATAATCGTGAAGATCATTCATGGATTAGCACAAACATTGACTGAACTTCATTATTATCAGGAATCATTAAATCATACTCTTAAAGGGATTAACATTTGTAATTCGATAGAATCGTTATATTTATATGCGGAACTCCATCTTTTAACTGGTAAGAATCTGGTTCATCTGAAACAACCTGAAGAAGGACTGCACTATATAAGGCAATCCAAGAACATTTTCAGCCTTCAAAAAAATGAAGAATTCGTACAAATTGCCGAACATGAATTGGAAAGCATTTTGCAATGCTTATGA